One genomic window of Anaerofustis stercorihominis DSM 17244 includes the following:
- a CDS encoding NAD(P)H-dependent glycerol-3-phosphate dehydrogenase yields MKVSVLGCGRWGTFLGWYSDKIGHNVTIWGRSGSKNLEELEHTRKNKYLYLSETTKLTNDLDATIDNSDYIIISISSQHLRNLCEDIKKSNYENKTFILCMKGIEVSTGKRLTEVFREILGSKVKLAVWVGPGHVQSFVKRIPNCMVIDSDNKDVTEDVVKTFSSDLIRLYIGEDLIGDELGAAAKNVIGIAAGMLDAVGYSSLKGALMARGAREVSRLIKAMGGDEITAYGLCHLGDYEATLFSEFSNNRRYGENFVRGTLNDDYLAEGVSTAKAIVKLSDDYNVEMPIIRGVDAVLNGELSPHKMLKDMFLRSVKKEFY; encoded by the coding sequence ATGAAAGTATCGGTTTTAGGCTGCGGAAGATGGGGCACATTCCTGGGTTGGTACAGCGATAAGATAGGTCATAACGTAACGATATGGGGGAGAAGCGGTTCCAAGAATTTAGAAGAACTTGAGCATACAAGAAAAAATAAATATTTATATTTAAGCGAAACTACCAAACTTACAAATGATTTAGATGCAACCATAGATAACAGTGATTATATAATAATTTCAATTTCATCTCAGCATTTAAGAAATCTTTGTGAAGATATAAAAAAATCAAATTATGAAAATAAGACTTTTATCCTTTGTATGAAAGGTATCGAAGTATCAACGGGAAAGAGACTTACAGAGGTTTTTAGGGAGATACTCGGAAGCAAGGTAAAATTAGCTGTTTGGGTAGGCCCGGGACATGTTCAAAGTTTTGTGAAGAGGATACCTAATTGTATGGTGATAGACAGTGACAATAAAGATGTTACCGAAGATGTTGTAAAAACATTTTCCAGTGATTTGATAAGACTTTATATAGGAGAAGATTTGATAGGGGATGAGCTTGGTGCTGCCGCTAAAAATGTAATCGGGATTGCTGCCGGTATGCTTGATGCAGTTGGATATTCATCTTTAAAGGGTGCATTGATGGCAAGAGGGGCCAGAGAGGTTTCAAGGCTGATAAAAGCAATGGGCGGAGATGAAATAACTGCCTACGGACTTTGTCATTTGGGAGATTATGAAGCGACATTGTTCAGTGAATTTTCCAACAACAGAAGATATGGTGAAAATTTTGTTAGAGGGACTTTGAATGATGATTATCTTGCCGAAGGTGTAAGTACAGCAAAAGCCATTGTAAAGTTAAGTGATGATTATAATGTGGAAATGCCTATAATAAGAGGCGTCGATGCAGTTTTAAACGGTGAATTAAGTCCTCATAAAATGCTTAAAGATATGTTTTTAAGAAGTGTTAAAAAGGAATTTTATTAA
- the sigK gene encoding RNA polymerase sporulation sigma factor SigK, whose translation MLGFLGILDLLQRVLVFLGYFSASESFPKPLKKEDETKYFVKFKEENDMHAKEMLINHNLRLVAHVSKKYSSSNITKEDLISIGIIGLIKGINSFDYNKGTKFATYGARCIDNEILMALRSETKTASNVFLEDYISFDEEGNNISLLDILATDEDDVNSKVNLKVESEFLYKIMDEVLEDREKEILYLRYGLKGKRSYTQREIADMYDISRSYVSRIEKKAIEKIAISFKKKY comes from the coding sequence ATGTTAGGTTTTCTAGGGATTTTGGATTTACTTCAGCGAGTATTGGTATTTTTAGGTTATTTTTCAGCCAGTGAGTCTTTTCCAAAACCGCTAAAAAAAGAAGATGAAACAAAATATTTTGTAAAGTTCAAAGAAGAAAATGATATGCATGCAAAGGAAATGCTAATAAATCATAATCTTCGATTGGTTGCTCATGTAAGTAAAAAATATTCTTCTTCGAATATTACAAAGGAAGATCTTATTTCCATAGGCATTATTGGTCTTATAAAAGGAATAAATTCTTTTGATTATAACAAAGGAACTAAATTTGCGACTTATGGGGCTAGATGTATAGATAATGAAATACTAATGGCTCTTAGAAGTGAAACAAAGACTGCTTCCAATGTGTTTTTAGAGGATTATATCAGTTTTGATGAAGAAGGAAACAATATCTCTCTACTGGATATTTTAGCTACCGATGAAGACGATGTAAACAGCAAAGTAAATTTAAAGGTCGAAAGTGAGTTTCTTTATAAGATAATGGATGAAGTACTTGAGGACAGAGAAAAAGAAATACTTTATCTTAGATATGGTTTAAAAGGTAAAAGAAGTTATACACAAAGAGAAATAGCTGATATGTATGATATATCCAGGTCTTATGTTTCTAGAATAGAGAAAAAAGCAATAGAAAAAATTGCAATTTCATTTAAAAAGAAATATTAA
- a CDS encoding DNA-deoxyinosine glycosylase — MEYHNINPVYDKDSKILILGSFPSVKSRETKFFYGHPQNRFWKVISALTGTSLPQTVEDKRKMLINNNIAVWDVIASCDIEGSSDSSIKNVVVNNLSEILKETNIKTIFLNGGTAYNLFKKYNKDIDIDIIKLPSTSPANARYSLNMLIDDWKIVRDKL; from the coding sequence ATGGAATATCATAATATAAATCCTGTATATGATAAAGACTCTAAAATATTGATCCTTGGTTCATTTCCTTCCGTTAAATCAAGAGAAACTAAGTTTTTTTATGGACATCCACAAAACAGATTTTGGAAAGTGATAAGTGCTCTTACGGGTACATCTCTTCCTCAAACCGTAGAAGATAAAAGAAAAATGCTTATAAATAATAATATAGCAGTATGGGATGTAATTGCTTCTTGCGACATTGAAGGCTCAAGCGATAGCTCAATCAAAAATGTGGTTGTGAATAATTTATCAGAGATTTTAAAAGAAACAAATATCAAAACTATATTTTTAAATGGCGGTACTGCTTATAATTTGTTTAAAAAGTATAATAAAGATATAGATATTGATATAATTAAACTTCCTTCCACAAGTCCCGCAAATGCAAGGTATTCACTTAATATGTTGATTGATGATTGGAAGATTGTAAGGGATAAATTGTAA
- a CDS encoding HsmA family protein: MNFKLILAIITITLALVFYTIGVFSERKAKRLKSAHVIFFLLGLVCDTTGTTIMSFIAKANSSSFGIHGITGLIAILLMLFHAVWAIIVLRKNNEEMQRNFHKFSIVVWLIWLIPYFIGMFMGMNI; the protein is encoded by the coding sequence ATGAATTTTAAACTTATTTTAGCAATTATAACTATAACGCTTGCATTAGTATTTTATACTATCGGAGTTTTTTCCGAGAGGAAAGCAAAGAGGTTAAAATCGGCACATGTCATTTTTTTCCTTTTGGGTCTCGTATGTGATACTACGGGAACAACCATCATGTCTTTTATTGCAAAAGCTAACAGCAGCAGTTTTGGTATTCATGGTATAACCGGTCTGATAGCAATACTTCTTATGTTATTTCATGCGGTATGGGCTATTATCGTTCTTAGAAAAAATAATGAAGAAATGCAGAGAAATTTCCATAAATTCAGCATAGTCGTGTGGCTCATATGGCTTATACCTTATTTTATAGGTATGTTTATGGGAATGAATATATAG
- a CDS encoding aldo/keto reductase, which produces MEKYKLNNGLYIDKIGFGTYKAGNGDYVPTLINAIEAGYRHFDTAAFYNNEHLIKEVMFKSNVKREDLFLSSKVWKTEMGYDNTIKSFEKSLNNLGTDYLDMFLIHWPKKDLKSDDWKELDIKTWKALETLYKEGRVKSIGVSNFLPHHLINILDKCDIKPMVDQLEIHPGYIQKAAIDFLKDNDILPQAWSPIGRARVLKEERLMELSKKYNKSVAQICIRFILQLGVQPLPKSSSVERMQENMDVFDFEISIEDEFELMCLPQIGWSGEHPDRERIYFD; this is translated from the coding sequence ATGGAAAAATATAAATTAAATAACGGTCTTTACATAGATAAAATTGGTTTTGGAACGTATAAAGCCGGAAACGGAGATTATGTTCCTACTTTAATAAATGCCATTGAAGCAGGCTACAGGCATTTTGATACTGCCGCTTTTTATAATAATGAACACTTGATTAAAGAAGTAATGTTTAAATCCAATGTTAAAAGAGAGGATTTATTTTTATCATCAAAGGTCTGGAAGACTGAAATGGGATATGACAATACTATTAAATCATTTGAAAAATCACTTAATAATTTAGGGACTGATTATCTGGATATGTTTCTTATACATTGGCCAAAAAAAGATTTGAAAAGCGATGACTGGAAGGAGCTTGATATCAAGACTTGGAAAGCTTTGGAAACTCTTTATAAAGAGGGAAGAGTAAAGTCTATCGGTGTCAGTAATTTTTTGCCTCATCATTTGATAAATATACTTGATAAATGTGACATTAAACCTATGGTCGACCAGCTTGAAATTCATCCTGGATATATTCAAAAGGCTGCAATTGATTTTCTGAAAGATAATGATATCCTGCCTCAGGCATGGTCTCCCATAGGAAGAGCAAGAGTATTAAAAGAAGAAAGGCTTATGGAGCTTTCGAAAAAATATAATAAATCCGTAGCTCAAATTTGTATTAGATTTATTTTACAGCTCGGTGTTCAGCCTCTTCCGAAGTCTTCCTCGGTAGAAAGGATGCAAGAAAATATGGATGTTTTTGATTTTGAAATTTCTATAGAAGATGAATTTGAATTAATGTGTCTTCCTCAAATAGGGTGGTCAGGTGAACATCCCGACAGGGAAAGAATATATTTTGATTAA
- a CDS encoding helix-turn-helix domain-containing protein: protein MVYLNLKYLLEKNNRSKYWLVKTINSNYDTVNKLVKNETTKISFDMINRLSDAFDCDMNTLFIKPDSFFV, encoded by the coding sequence ATGGTTTATTTAAATTTAAAGTATCTGCTTGAAAAGAACAATAGGAGTAAATATTGGCTTGTTAAAACAATCAACAGTAATTATGACACTGTCAATAAATTGGTAAAGAATGAAACCACAAAAATATCATTTGATATGATTAACAGATTATCCGATGCATTTGATTGTGACATGAATACTTTATTTATTAAGCCTGATAGCTTTTTTGTTTGA
- a CDS encoding aconitate hydratase — protein sequence MKKTLTYKILENHLVSGEMTPGEGIAIKIDNTLTQDSTGTMAYLQYEAISEDKVKTKRSVAYIDHNMLQTGPENMDDHIYIQTVTDKIGVIYSRPGNGICHRLNLERFSMPGETLLGSDSHTPTCGGVGMIAIGAGGLDIAAAMAGSEYYLTMPKVVGVKLTGKLGNGVSAKDVILEVLRRLSVKGGVGKVIEYYGEGVKSLTVSQRGSITNMGAELGATTSIFPSDSETLKFFKAQGREDDFKELSADEGCVYDENLEINLSELKPLAACPHSPDNVKDVKELEGTKITQVSIGSCTNSSYEDLMTAAKILKGKTIADNVSLTIAPGSRQVLDMLSRDGGLSDLINAGARILECGCGPCIGMGQSPNSGGVSLRTFNRNFKGRSGTVDANVYLVSPEVAAYSAIKGEIADPYEKIDFVIEEPTEYIINDNMFIMPKPDKNKVSVKGPNIKPFPKASVIYDNFDLKVVTKLEDNITTDDIMPSNAKLLPFRSNIEYLSEFCLRPVDENFSKKAKAEEKGSIIVAGDNYGQGSSREHAALAPLYLGVKVVITKSFARIHKNNLINNGIVPLTFINEDDYDTIDIDDVLSAKDMLKQLDGDEIIIKNETKNKEYKLRLEVSDRERMLLKNGGLINYLKTK from the coding sequence ATGAAAAAAACACTTACTTATAAAATATTAGAAAACCATCTCGTAAGCGGTGAAATGACACCCGGAGAAGGGATCGCTATAAAAATCGATAATACACTAACTCAGGATTCAACAGGAACTATGGCTTATCTACAATATGAAGCCATAAGTGAAGATAAAGTAAAAACAAAGAGATCCGTTGCATATATAGACCACAATATGCTTCAAACCGGACCTGAAAATATGGATGACCACATTTACATACAGACAGTCACGGATAAAATTGGGGTTATATATTCCCGTCCGGGCAACGGGATTTGTCATAGACTAAACTTAGAAAGGTTTTCCATGCCCGGAGAAACATTACTGGGTTCAGACTCTCATACACCTACTTGCGGCGGAGTGGGTATGATTGCCATTGGAGCGGGCGGACTGGACATTGCGGCTGCAATGGCGGGAAGCGAATATTATTTAACCATGCCTAAAGTCGTGGGTGTAAAATTAACCGGTAAGCTCGGTAACGGAGTAAGTGCAAAAGACGTTATTTTAGAAGTGCTTAGAAGACTTTCAGTAAAAGGCGGAGTAGGTAAAGTAATCGAGTATTACGGAGAAGGCGTTAAATCCTTAACGGTTTCTCAAAGGGGTTCCATAACGAACATGGGAGCCGAATTAGGTGCAACAACATCTATATTCCCTTCCGACAGCGAGACTTTAAAATTCTTTAAAGCACAGGGAAGAGAAGATGATTTTAAAGAACTAAGTGCAGACGAAGGATGCGTATATGATGAAAACCTTGAAATCAATCTAAGCGAATTAAAACCTTTGGCAGCATGTCCTCATTCTCCCGACAATGTAAAAGACGTAAAAGAACTTGAAGGAACAAAAATCACTCAAGTATCCATAGGAAGCTGTACAAACTCTTCATACGAAGATTTGATGACAGCAGCTAAAATATTAAAAGGAAAGACCATCGCAGATAACGTCTCTCTGACAATAGCACCGGGTTCAAGACAAGTTCTTGATATGCTTTCAAGAGACGGAGGTCTATCTGATTTGATAAATGCGGGAGCAAGGATTCTGGAATGCGGCTGCGGTCCATGTATAGGTATGGGGCAAAGTCCAAACTCAGGAGGTGTATCCTTAAGAACATTCAACAGAAACTTTAAGGGAAGAAGCGGAACGGTTGACGCAAATGTATATTTGGTATCTCCGGAAGTTGCGGCGTATTCTGCAATAAAAGGAGAAATCGCGGATCCATACGAAAAAATTGACTTTGTCATTGAAGAACCAACGGAATATATCATAAATGACAATATGTTTATTATGCCTAAACCGGACAAAAACAAGGTAAGTGTAAAAGGACCGAACATTAAACCTTTCCCTAAAGCAAGCGTAATATATGATAATTTTGATTTGAAAGTCGTTACAAAGTTAGAAGATAATATAACGACAGACGACATCATGCCTTCAAATGCAAAACTGCTTCCTTTCAGATCCAATATAGAATACTTAAGTGAATTCTGTTTAAGACCTGTAGACGAAAACTTCTCTAAAAAAGCAAAAGCAGAAGAAAAAGGTTCAATTATCGTTGCAGGCGATAACTACGGTCAAGGCTCCAGCAGAGAACATGCGGCACTTGCACCTTTATATCTCGGCGTAAAAGTCGTTATAACAAAATCATTCGCGAGAATTCATAAAAACAATTTGATCAATAACGGTATAGTTCCGCTAACTTTTATTAATGAAGATGATTATGATACAATCGATATCGATGATGTATTAAGTGCAAAAGACATGCTAAAACAGCTGGACGGAGATGAAATCATAATTAAAAACGAAACAAAAAATAAAGAATATAAATTAAGATTAGAAGTTTCCGACAGAGAAAGAATGTTACTTAAAAACGGCGGATTAATAAATTATTTAAAAACTAAATAA
- a CDS encoding methionine ABC transporter ATP-binding protein: MDFNNENYPIIKIENLYKTFYSKDGEVNALKDINLEINKGEIYGIIGMSGAGKSTLVRCINYLEKPTKGRVLISNKDLSKLNDKELRDLRHSIGMIFQQFNLLMQETVIKNVMFPLEIIGTKKEEAQKRALELLDIVGLTEKANSYPAQLSGGQKQRVAIARALASNPSVLLCDEATSALDPNTTSSILELLKDINQKLGITIVIITHEMSVVEEICTHVAVIENSRITETGTVEDIFTHPKSNWARNTINPDSKNMSPDIKTNSLRIVFDGSTTHEPIISNMILDLGVKVSILYANVKDIEGKALGQLVIEIPKDKEDREKVMNYLNEKNLVVEKVEG; this comes from the coding sequence ATGGATTTTAATAATGAGAATTATCCGATCATAAAAATTGAAAACTTATATAAAACTTTTTATTCCAAAGACGGAGAAGTAAACGCTCTTAAGGATATAAACCTTGAAATCAACAAGGGAGAGATTTACGGAATAATAGGTATGAGCGGTGCGGGTAAAAGTACACTTGTAAGATGTATAAATTATCTTGAAAAACCCACAAAAGGAAGAGTTCTTATTTCAAATAAAGATTTATCAAAATTAAACGATAAAGAGCTTAGAGATTTAAGGCATTCAATAGGAATGATATTCCAGCAGTTTAATCTTTTAATGCAGGAAACTGTAATCAAGAACGTAATGTTCCCTCTTGAAATAATAGGCACTAAAAAAGAAGAAGCACAGAAAAGAGCGTTGGAACTACTTGATATAGTAGGACTTACGGAAAAAGCAAATTCGTATCCCGCACAGCTAAGCGGAGGACAAAAACAAAGGGTCGCAATAGCAAGAGCACTTGCATCAAATCCTAGCGTACTCCTTTGCGATGAAGCTACTTCAGCACTTGACCCTAATACTACATCTTCAATACTGGAACTCCTTAAAGACATAAACCAAAAACTTGGAATAACTATCGTAATAATTACTCATGAAATGAGCGTAGTCGAAGAAATATGTACTCACGTTGCTGTAATTGAAAATTCAAGAATTACAGAAACGGGAACGGTTGAGGATATATTCACACATCCTAAGAGCAACTGGGCAAGAAACACAATTAATCCCGACAGTAAAAACATGAGCCCTGATATAAAAACAAATTCACTTAGGATAGTATTTGACGGAAGTACTACTCATGAACCGATAATATCAAATATGATATTGGACCTGGGTGTAAAAGTTTCTATACTTTATGCCAATGTCAAGGATATTGAAGGCAAAGCTTTAGGTCAGCTAGTGATAGAAATCCCAAAAGACAAAGAAGACAGAGAAAAGGTAATGAATTATCTAAATGAAAAAAATTTGGTAGTAGAAAAGGTGGAGGGTTAA
- a CDS encoding methionine ABC transporter permease, whose product MLTGAEWQMVGVGILQTLYMTIVSTVIAYIIGLPMGILLVTSAKDGIKENKILFKILDILTNVLRSVPFLILLVLVIPLTRLIVGTTIGSTATIVPLVIGAAPFIARMVESSLKEVDRGVIEASLSMGASPYQIVSKVMITESMPSLMVGFAISITTILGYSALAGFVGGGGLGDIAIRYGYYRYQSNIMIVTVILLVLIVQILQAIGTKIATKIDKRI is encoded by the coding sequence ATGTTAACTGGTGCAGAATGGCAAATGGTCGGAGTAGGGATACTCCAGACTTTATATATGACTATAGTATCGACGGTTATTGCTTACATAATAGGGTTACCTATGGGAATATTGCTGGTAACAAGTGCTAAAGACGGAATAAAAGAAAATAAGATATTATTTAAAATACTTGATATACTCACAAATGTTTTAAGAAGTGTTCCGTTTTTGATATTACTCGTTTTAGTCATTCCTTTGACAAGACTGATCGTCGGTACCACTATCGGTTCAACGGCGACAATAGTCCCTCTTGTTATAGGTGCGGCACCGTTTATAGCAAGAATGGTTGAATCTTCACTTAAGGAGGTCGACAGAGGGGTAATTGAAGCCTCGCTATCTATGGGTGCATCTCCTTATCAAATAGTAAGTAAAGTTATGATAACGGAATCAATGCCGTCATTAATGGTTGGGTTCGCGATTTCAATAACCACAATTTTAGGCTATTCGGCTCTTGCCGGTTTTGTCGGAGGCGGCGGGCTCGGAGATATAGCCATACGTTACGGATATTACAGATATCAATCAAACATCATGATTGTAACGGTAATATTACTTGTCTTAATCGTTCAAATTCTTCAGGCAATAGGAACAAAGATTGCAACGAAGATTGATAAAAGAATATAA
- a CDS encoding MetQ/NlpA family ABC transporter substrate-binding protein — MKKVLAVLLSGILAVGLLSGCGNSSSDDKVIKVGATAVPHAEILNAVKEDLQKDGYTLEVTEFTDYVQPNKVVDDGTLDANFFQHKPYMDSFNDEQGTKLVSVGTVHYEPLGIYAGKSKDIKNIPDGATIAVPNDTTNEARALLLLEKNGIITLKKDAGLNATAKDIEKNPKNVKIQELEAAQIPKSLQDVDFAVINGNYAMEAGLSVKKDALAIETADSEAAKTYANIICVKEGNENTDKTKELLKVLQSDNVKKFIDGKYDGSVVSIFE, encoded by the coding sequence ATGAAAAAAGTATTAGCAGTTTTATTAAGCGGTATTTTAGCCGTAGGATTACTATCAGGCTGCGGAAACAGCAGTTCTGATGATAAAGTTATTAAAGTAGGTGCAACAGCAGTACCTCATGCAGAAATATTAAATGCAGTAAAAGAAGATTTACAAAAAGACGGATACACATTGGAAGTTACGGAATTTACAGATTACGTACAGCCAAACAAAGTAGTTGACGACGGAACTTTAGATGCAAACTTCTTCCAACACAAACCTTACATGGATTCATTCAATGATGAACAAGGCACTAAACTAGTATCCGTAGGAACAGTTCATTATGAACCTCTTGGAATTTACGCCGGAAAATCTAAAGACATTAAAAATATCCCTGACGGAGCTACAATAGCAGTTCCTAACGATACAACAAATGAAGCAAGAGCGCTGCTACTTCTTGAAAAGAATGGTATCATTACACTTAAAAAAGATGCAGGATTAAATGCAACAGCAAAGGATATTGAAAAAAATCCTAAAAATGTAAAAATCCAAGAACTTGAAGCGGCACAAATACCAAAGAGTTTACAGGATGTTGACTTCGCGGTTATCAACGGTAACTATGCTATGGAAGCAGGCTTAAGCGTTAAAAAAGATGCCCTTGCAATCGAAACAGCTGACAGTGAAGCAGCTAAAACATATGCAAATATCATCTGTGTAAAAGAAGGAAATGAAAATACGGACAAGACAAAAGAATTATTAAAAGTTCTTCAGTCAGACAATGTTAAGAAATTCATCGACGGGAAATACGACGGCAGCGTAGTTTCAATATTTGAATAA
- the thiC gene encoding phosphomethylpyrimidine synthase ThiC, translating into MNYTTQMDAARKGIVTREMEIVAKKENMEMSKLMKLMSEGKIIIPCNKLHKNIDPNGLGSMLKTKINVNLGVSRDFKDMDMEVEKVNNAVKMGAESIMDLSSYGDTRKFRKRLTKECPAMIGTVPIYDAVVYYHRALMKITAKEWLDIVRMHAEDGVDFMTIHCGINKETIKKFKKNKRLTNIVSRGGSIIFAWMEMTGEENPFYEYYDEVLDICREYDITMSLGDACRPGSIADGTDASQIEELITLGELTKRAWEKDVQVMIEGPGHMPINQIAANMEIQKTLCYGAPFYVLGPIVTDVAPGYDHITSAIGGAIAATHGASFLCYVTPAEHLRLPNLDDVKEGIIAAKIAAHAADIAKGIEGASDWDNEMSLARKELDWEKMFELCIDPQKARRYRQEAKPEKEDTCSMCGNFCAVKNTNRILDGEIVSIFDE; encoded by the coding sequence ATGAATTACACTACACAAATGGACGCAGCCAGAAAAGGTATCGTCACAAGAGAAATGGAAATCGTAGCTAAAAAGGAAAATATGGAAATGAGTAAGCTAATGAAACTTATGTCCGAAGGTAAGATAATCATTCCTTGTAATAAGCTGCATAAAAATATTGACCCTAACGGTCTTGGATCTATGTTAAAAACCAAAATAAATGTAAACCTTGGAGTATCGAGAGATTTTAAAGACATGGATATGGAAGTCGAGAAGGTAAATAATGCTGTAAAAATGGGAGCGGAGTCTATAATGGATCTGTCTTCTTACGGAGATACAAGGAAATTCAGAAAACGCCTTACGAAGGAATGCCCGGCTATGATAGGGACAGTTCCGATTTATGACGCTGTAGTATATTATCATAGAGCCCTAATGAAGATTACGGCAAAAGAATGGTTGGATATCGTAAGGATGCACGCCGAAGACGGTGTTGATTTTATGACCATTCACTGCGGTATAAATAAGGAAACGATAAAGAAGTTCAAGAAAAACAAAAGACTTACAAATATAGTATCCCGAGGCGGTTCTATTATTTTCGCATGGATGGAGATGACTGGAGAAGAAAATCCTTTTTATGAATACTATGACGAAGTGCTTGACATTTGCAGGGAATACGATATAACAATGAGTCTTGGTGACGCATGCCGTCCGGGTTCCATTGCCGACGGTACTGATGCTTCTCAAATAGAAGAATTGATTACTTTAGGTGAACTTACAAAAAGAGCATGGGAAAAAGATGTTCAGGTAATGATTGAAGGACCGGGACATATGCCTATAAATCAAATTGCTGCTAATATGGAAATACAAAAAACTCTTTGTTACGGAGCACCTTTTTATGTGCTTGGACCAATAGTGACAGATGTTGCTCCGGGATATGATCATATAACTTCAGCTATCGGAGGCGCGATTGCTGCTACTCACGGGGCGTCTTTCCTTTGTTATGTTACTCCTGCGGAGCATTTAAGACTTCCTAATTTAGATGATGTAAAAGAAGGGATAATCGCCGCAAAAATCGCTGCTCACGCCGCTGATATTGCAAAGGGGATAGAAGGTGCGAGCGACTGGGATAATGAAATGAGTTTGGCTAGGAAAGAACTTGACTGGGAAAAGATGTTTGAACTTTGTATCGATCCTCAAAAAGCAAGAAGATACAGACAAGAAGCTAAACCGGAGAAAGAAGATACTTGTTCAATGTGCGGTAACTTCTGTGCGGTTAAAAATACAAATAGGATTTTGGACGGAGAGATAGTTAGTATTTTTGATGAATAA
- a CDS encoding putative manganese transporter — protein sequence MFLDSLVDAFMDSIKIFPFLLITYIVLEYIEHKTSDKLVHIIEHAGILGPILGGIFGVVPQCGFSTAASNFYAGRIITFGTLISIFLSTSDEMLPIMISNNAPISMILKVLLLKMFIGIFFGIILDLIFRKSFLNRKMHMGETDNHMHDDCSESESFIISAIKHTLNIFVFIFIISFALNIIISFIGEDNLSNFVLNTPIIGSLISGLVGLIPNCAASVVITDLYLNGAIGFGAMMSGLLSSAGVGLLVLFKVNKDKLENIKIVSILYFISIFCGIALEILGVS from the coding sequence ATGTTTTTGGATTCTTTGGTCGATGCTTTTATGGATAGCATAAAAATATTTCCATTTTTACTTATAACATATATAGTACTTGAATATATAGAACATAAGACAAGCGATAAGCTTGTGCATATAATCGAACATGCGGGGATACTTGGACCGATTTTAGGCGGGATTTTCGGTGTAGTGCCACAGTGCGGATTTTCTACTGCCGCATCAAATTTTTATGCCGGAAGGATAATTACCTTCGGTACTCTGATTTCCATATTTTTATCTACTTCCGATGAGATGCTTCCTATAATGATTTCAAACAATGCACCAATATCAATGATACTTAAAGTTCTTTTATTAAAAATGTTTATTGGTATATTTTTTGGTATTATTCTGGATTTGATTTTTAGAAAGAGCTTTTTAAATAGAAAAATGCATATGGGAGAAACGGATAACCACATGCATGATGATTGCAGTGAAAGCGAAAGTTTTATTATATCAGCCATAAAACATACATTAAATATTTTTGTGTTCATATTTATAATTTCATTTGCATTAAACATAATCATTTCTTTTATAGGGGAGGATAACTTATCTAATTTTGTATTGAATACTCCTATTATAGGTTCGCTTATTTCTGGACTGGTGGGACTTATACCCAACTGTGCCGCATCAGTCGTCATAACGGATTTATATCTGAACGGAGCCATAGGTTTTGGTGCAATGATGTCGGGACTGTTATCGAGTGCAGGAGTAGGGCTGCTTGTTCTCTTTAAAGTTAATAAAGATAAATTAGAAAATATAAAAATAGTTTCAATACTTTATTTCATAAGTATTTTCTGCGGTATAGCACTTGAGATTTTAGGGGTAAGTTAA